The following proteins come from a genomic window of Gossypium raimondii isolate GPD5lz chromosome 5, ASM2569854v1, whole genome shotgun sequence:
- the LOC105768035 gene encoding probable serine/threonine-protein kinase PBL2: MGICWPKPAKCGHASSTNFSGGSKTHTPVSSNLNVDTSVSSNLKAFSYSDLKTAAKNFRSETLLGEGGFGCVFKGWLDENTLAPTKPGTGIVVAIKRLAAESFQGHKEWLAEVNYLGQLHHENLVKLIGYCAEDENRLLVYEFMPKGSLENHLFRKSVQPISWATRMHIARGVARGLSFLHSLNANVIYRDLKASNILLDSDYNAKLSDFGLARDGPTGDNTHVSTRVVGTQGYAAPEYVATGRLTPKSDVYSFGVVLLELLSGRRVMDDDRAGLSEETLVEWAKPFLGDNRKMLRIMDTRLGGQYSKKGAQAAAALALQCLHTDPKNRPSMADVRVSLERIHTTMDTPRTPPQQSPARLHSQGIKHVNSPHKARVPTANSR; this comes from the exons ATGGGAATTTGTTGGCCTAAACCTGCTAAGTGCGGTCATGCTTCTTCCACTAACTTTTCAG gtGGTTCAAAGACTCATACACCAGTTTCCAGCAATCTCAATGTTGATACATCTGTTTCTAGCAATCTCAAAGCTTTTAGCTATTCTGATCTTAAAACTGCCGCCAAAAACTTCCGGTCGGAGACTCTTCTCGGAGAGGGAGGATTCGGATGCGTTTTCAAAGGTTGGCTTGATGAGAACACTTTGGCTCCTACCAAGCCCGGAACTGGAATTGTTGTAGCCATCAAAAGACTTGCGGCAGAAAGCTTTCAAGGCCACAAGGAATGGCTT GCAGAAGTTAACTATTTGGGTCAGCTTCACCATGAAAATCTTGTGAAGCTAATTGGCTATTGTGCAGAGGATGAGAATAGGCTTTTGGTTTATGAGTTTATGCCAAAGGGAAGTTTGGAGAATCATTTATTTAGAA aAAGTGTTCAACCGATTTCCTGGGCTACGCGGATGCACATTGCTAGGGGTGTCGCACGGGGATTGTCCTTTTTACATAGTTTAAATGCTAATGTGATCTACCGTGATTTAAAGGCTTCCAACATTCTTCTCGATTCG GACTACAATGCAAAGCTTTCAGATTTCGGCTTGGCAAGAGATGGTCCAACTGGCGATAACACCCATGTCTCAACCAGAGTTGTAGGCACTCAAGGTTATGCAGCCCCTGAATATGTAGCAACAG GTCGTCTGACCCCAAAGAGTGACGTGTACAGCTTCGGTGTTGTACTATTAGAATTACTTTCGGGACGACGGGTAATGGATGATGACCGAGCTGGTTTGTCGGAAGAAACTCTGGTGGAGTGGGCAAAACCCTTTCTAGGTGACAATAGGAAAATGCTAAGGATTATGGATACAAGGTTGGGGGGACAGTACTCTAAGAAAGGAGCACAAGCAGCGGCTGCTCTCGCATTGCAGTGCTTACATACGGATCCGAAGAACAGGCCTTCCATGGCCGATGTTCGGGTTTCGTTAGAACGAATCCATACAACAATGGATACACCAAGAACACCACCTCAACAGTCACCAGCAAGGCTGCATTCTCAAGGGATTAAGCATGTGAATAGCCCTCACAAGGCAAGAGTTCCAACTGCAAATTCACGTTga
- the LOC105768036 gene encoding proteasome subunit alpha type-3 produces MSSIGTGYDLSVTTFSPDGRVFQIEYASKAVDNSGTVIGIKCKDGIVMGVEKLIASKMMLPGSNRRILSVHRHSGMAVAGLAADGRQIVARAKSEATSYQSVYGEPIPVKELAERVASYVHLCTLYWWLRPFGCGVILGGYDRDGPQLYMVEPSGISYRYFGAAVGKGKQAAKTEIEKLKLSEMTCREGVIEVAKIIYKVHDEAKDKAFELEMSWVCDESKQQHQKVPDDLLEEAKAAARVALEEMDAD; encoded by the exons atgAGCAGCATTGGAACTGGTTACGATCTCTCAGTCACCACTTTCTCTCCCGACGGCCGCGTTTTTCAGATCGAGTACGCCTCCAAGGCCGTCGATAACAGTGG aACTGTAATTGGAATAAAATGCAAAGATGGGATCGTTATG GGAGTGGAGAAGCTGATAGCATCAAAAATGATGTTACCTGGCTCTAATCGTAGAATCCTTTCCGTTCATCGTCATTCCGGCATG GCAGTAGCTGGATTAGCAGCTGACGGCAGACAAATTGTGGCCCGTGCTAAATCTGAAGCTACTAGTTATCAAAG TGTGTATGGTGAACCCATTCCTGTCAAAGAACTTGCTGAACGCGTTGCAAGTTATGTCCATTTATGCACTCTTTACTGGTGGCTCAGGCCTTTTGGCTGTGGGGTAATTCTAGGAGGTTATGATAGAGATGGACCCCAATTATACATGGTTGAACCGTCTGGCATCTCCTAT AGATACTTTGGTGCTGCAGTTGGGAAGGGAAAACAAGCTGCCAAAAC GGAAATTGAAAAGTTGAAGCTGTCTGAAATGACATGCAGAGAAGGGGTCATTGAAGTAGCcaaaat CATATACAAGGTACATGACGAAGCAAAGGATAAGGCCTTTGAACTTGAGATGAGTTGGGTCTGTGACGAGTCCAAGCAACAACATCAAAAG GTTCCCGATGACCTTTTGGAGGAGGCTAAGGCTGCGGCTAGGGTTGCCCTAGAAGAGATGGATGCCGATTAA